A genomic region of Campylobacter corcagiensis contains the following coding sequences:
- a CDS encoding prepilin-type N-terminal cleavage/methylation domain-containing protein, with protein MKRGFSMIELVLAIVIIAISIASLPRIVSSSLGSNSFIVSQQEAVLQSKALMGKVMIRPFDSTHIAANCRTKSIADAANCNNAPFWENIARDFERETAGALLFVNNFKTTEWSAPIFNYAEAPGVYYNASGVVTDGELSRSFGDRSAGGVNVAIPSSNSSDFLKNSFGLNPDMNDIDDFSGPSGNFIGSFQGNNSDSIFRLNFATTVTYFDDKNFINPTGKTIKADIKTAATGGGRINTISNIKFIEILTTVQDDIDAGLPQEESRRVILKSFAANVGTPNVYKKEWK; from the coding sequence ATGAAACGAGGTTTTTCTATGATAGAGCTTGTTTTAGCTATAGTTATTATTGCTATTTCGATTGCATCCTTGCCAAGAATAGTAAGCAGCTCTTTAGGCTCAAATAGCTTTATTGTATCACAGCAAGAAGCTGTACTTCAGTCAAAGGCATTGATGGGTAAGGTTATGATAAGACCATTTGATAGTACACATATTGCAGCTAACTGTCGTACTAAAAGTATCGCTGATGCTGCGAATTGTAATAATGCACCATTTTGGGAAAATATAGCTAGGGATTTTGAAAGAGAAACTGCTGGTGCACTTCTTTTTGTAAATAATTTTAAGACCACTGAGTGGAGTGCACCAATTTTTAATTATGCAGAAGCGCCAGGTGTATATTATAATGCAAGTGGGGTTGTTACTGATGGAGAACTATCAAGGTCTTTTGGAGATAGGAGTGCAGGAGGGGTTAATGTGGCCATCCCATCATCAAATTCTTCTGATTTTCTTAAAAACTCATTTGGTCTTAACCCTGATATGAATGATATTGATGATTTTAGTGGACCTAGTGGAAATTTTATTGGTAGTTTTCAAGGAAATAATTCTGATTCTATATTTAGATTAAATTTTGCTACTACCGTTACTTATTTTGATGATAAAAATTTTATCAATCCAACAGGAAAAACTATAAAAGCAGATATTAAGACAGCCGCTACTGGTGGTGGAAGAATTAATACTATAAGCAATATTAAATTTATAGAAATTCTCACAACTGTTCAAGATGATATAGACGCAGGTTTACCACAAGAAGAAAGTCGGCGTGTGATACTTAAGTCATTTGCTGCAAATGTTGGTACGCCAAATGTATATAAGAAGGAATGGAAATAA
- a CDS encoding prepilin-type N-terminal cleavage/methylation domain-containing protein — MRALIDYKLKKAFTMIELILVIVIVGILATIASDIYLNIYKNYAITRVVDDLESRTEIALEQISSRLSDRIPESVIARDIIAGNNNDRLYNAHRIPVHADRSLALEWIGSSVETRNLSDTTLANTIGWSGYVDLGASGGNTIKTLGSNLNNTENILNTLVGNKNDLALIFSGLLSYNARESKNGFGYQDSSEAADMKSNKIMRVDIDSKDTFKVRTDSSFNLGQITDMYHLAHSAYAIVPEPSGTANGMQLYNLVLYYNYKPWAGEAYSDANTKSALLLENVTLFRFRGLDGAMEMKICITDPSENYNFFACKTKAVF, encoded by the coding sequence ATGAGAGCTTTGATAGACTATAAACTTAAAAAAGCCTTTACTATGATAGAACTTATCCTAGTAATTGTTATCGTTGGTATATTAGCAACAATAGCTTCTGATATTTATCTAAATATTTATAAAAACTATGCTATAACAAGAGTTGTTGATGACCTTGAGTCTAGGACAGAGATAGCATTAGAGCAAATTTCTTCAAGACTTAGTGATAGAATTCCAGAATCTGTCATAGCAAGAGACATAATAGCGGGCAATAATAATGACAGGCTGTACAATGCACATAGAATTCCTGTCCATGCTGACCGAAGTCTAGCTCTTGAGTGGATAGGTTCTAGCGTAGAGACTAGAAATTTATCAGATACTACTTTAGCTAATACGATTGGTTGGAGTGGATATGTTGATTTAGGTGCTAGTGGTGGTAATACAATAAAAACTCTAGGTAGTAACTTAAATAACACAGAAAATATTCTTAATACTTTAGTTGGTAATAAAAATGATTTAGCTTTGATTTTTTCTGGCCTTTTAAGCTATAATGCTAGAGAGAGTAAAAATGGTTTTGGTTATCAAGATTCTAGTGAAGCAGCAGATATGAAATCTAATAAAATAATGCGTGTGGATATAGATAGTAAAGATACTTTTAAAGTTCGAACAGATAGTAGTTTTAACTTAGGTCAGATAACAGATATGTATCACTTAGCACATAGTGCTTATGCTATAGTTCCTGAACCTAGCGGTACAGCAAATGGAATGCAGTTGTATAATCTAGTTTTGTACTATAACTATAAGCCTTGGGCTGGTGAGGCCTACTCAGATGCTAATACTAAAAGTGCTTTGCTTTTAGAAAATGTTACTCTGTTTAGATTTAGAGGACTTGATGGAGCTATGGAGATGAAGATATGTATCACAGACCCTAGTGAGAATTATAACTTTTTTGCTTGTAAAACAAAGGCGGTGTTCTAA
- a CDS encoding YggS family pyridoxal phosphate-dependent enzyme, translating into MNLKKLLDEIDEISSSKVELIAVSKNVTSKEVKELFLQGQMSFGENRVQELVKKSTELKELNLNWHFIGTLQSNKINQLLRTRPTLWQSCNSLKLAQAVNKRLDYTLDTLLEINVANEDSKSGIDPQKALKTYHAIMESCPNLNLKGIMCIGAHSDNELEVAKSFEKAYKIYENLQSMGAKICSMGMSSDYKIAIKCGSNMIRLGSLLFK; encoded by the coding sequence ATAAATTTAAAAAAACTTTTAGATGAGATTGATGAAATTTCAAGCAGCAAAGTTGAGTTAATCGCCGTTAGTAAAAATGTCACTTCAAAAGAGGTAAAAGAGCTTTTCTTACAAGGTCAGATGAGTTTTGGAGAAAACAGAGTTCAAGAGCTAGTTAAAAAAAGCACTGAGTTAAAAGAGCTAAATTTAAACTGGCATTTTATAGGCACTTTACAATCAAATAAAATAAACCAACTTCTAAGAACTCGCCCTACTTTATGGCAAAGTTGCAACTCTTTAAAGTTAGCTCAGGCTGTTAATAAAAGGCTTGATTATACTTTGGATACTTTGCTTGAGATAAATGTGGCAAATGAAGATAGTAAAAGCGGCATCGACCCACAAAAAGCGCTTAAAACTTATCACGCTATCATGGAGAGTTGTCCAAATTTAAACCTAAAAGGCATAATGTGTATTGGAGCTCATAGTGATAACGAACTAGAAGTGGCAAAAAGCTTTGAAAAAGCTTATAAAATTTATGAAAACCTACAAAGCATGGGGGCTAAAATTTGCTCTATGGGAATGAGTAGTGATTATAAAATCGCTATAAAATGTGGCTCAAACATGATAAGACTTGGAAGCTTGTTGTTTAAATAA
- the rseP gene encoding RIP metalloprotease RseP: MDKKNLNLAIVLVILGIALWHWGPLFIVTILVISFLIFFHELGHFLAAKQLGVCVNVFSIGFGEKIYTKKFKETTYALSAIPLGGYVQLKGQDDADPTLKNYDKDSYNMLSPWGRIYILFAGPFFNLILAFFIYIALGFIGVEKLAPTIGTVMENSAAQSANLMPNDKILSINDKKIKEWDDISKLVTLESMSLEILRDNEILNLTLTPKIGDAKTLFGEDIKKPLIGITPNGEFVRVYHKGLSAIPYAFNESIEASKLIIISLEKLVTGVVPVKEMGGIVAITDITTKAASISLSVLLVLTALISVNLGILNLFPLPVLDGGHIAFNLYEVIFKKPVSDRVFAGLSYAGMGLLFMLMAFTIVNDFLRMFGAYN, from the coding sequence TTGGATAAGAAAAATCTAAATTTAGCAATTGTTTTGGTGATTTTAGGAATTGCTTTATGGCATTGGGGACCGCTTTTTATAGTTACTATTTTAGTGATTTCATTTTTAATATTTTTCCACGAACTTGGACATTTTCTAGCTGCAAAACAGCTTGGGGTTTGTGTAAATGTTTTTAGTATCGGTTTTGGAGAGAAAATTTATACTAAAAAATTTAAAGAAACAACATATGCATTAAGTGCTATTCCACTTGGTGGATATGTCCAGCTAAAAGGTCAAGATGACGCTGATCCAACTTTAAAAAACTACGATAAAGATAGCTATAATATGCTAAGTCCTTGGGGGCGGATTTACATACTTTTTGCAGGTCCGTTTTTTAACCTTATTTTAGCGTTTTTTATCTACATCGCACTTGGTTTTATAGGTGTTGAAAAACTTGCTCCTACCATTGGAACTGTGATGGAAAACTCAGCCGCACAAAGTGCAAATTTGATGCCAAATGATAAAATTTTAAGCATAAATGATAAAAAAATAAAAGAGTGGGACGATATCTCAAAGCTTGTTACATTAGAGAGTATGAGTTTAGAAATTTTAAGAGATAATGAAATTTTAAATCTAACCCTAACTCCTAAAATAGGCGATGCAAAGACCTTGTTTGGTGAAGATATAAAAAAACCTCTCATTGGAATTACACCAAATGGCGAGTTTGTAAGAGTTTATCACAAAGGCTTAAGTGCGATTCCTTATGCTTTTAATGAAAGCATCGAGGCTTCAAAACTAATCATAATAAGCCTTGAAAAGCTAGTAACTGGCGTAGTTCCTGTAAAAGAGATGGGTGGAATCGTAGCCATTACCGATATCACAACAAAAGCTGCAAGTATAAGCTTATCTGTGCTTTTAGTTTTAACAGCACTAATTTCAGTAAATTTAGGCATACTAAATTTATTTCCACTACCAGTTTTAGATGGCGGACATATCGCTTTTAATCTCTATGAAGTCATCTTTAAAAAGCCAGTTAGTGATAGAGTTTTTGCTGGGCTTAGTTATGCTGGAATGGGACTACTTTTTATGCTTATGGCGTTTACTATAGTAAATGATTTTTTAAGAATGTTTGGAGCGTATAATTGA
- the pgsA gene encoding CDP-diacylglycerol--glycerol-3-phosphate 3-phosphatidyltransferase — protein sequence MINLPNILAIFRIFLSFLFFFLLVNLAGICPNLHQSWINYFATLVFLIASITDFFDGYIARSWNQITKFGEIIDPLADKMLTLAGFIGLMYLGRANPWAIYLILIREFFITGFRVVMASDGVKVSAGMAGKVKTVFQMVAIVFLTMEWFFGETLLWISVFLTLYSGFLYVYGYVKEMKLRKNLG from the coding sequence ATGATAAATTTACCAAATATTTTAGCTATTTTTAGGATATTTTTATCCTTTTTGTTTTTCTTTTTGCTTGTAAATTTGGCTGGGATTTGTCCAAATTTACACCAAAGCTGGATAAATTATTTTGCAACACTTGTTTTTTTAATAGCTTCAATAACTGATTTTTTTGATGGATATATCGCAAGAAGTTGGAACCAAATAACCAAATTTGGTGAAATCATCGACCCACTTGCTGATAAAATGCTAACTTTAGCTGGATTTATAGGGCTTATGTATTTAGGCCGTGCAAATCCGTGGGCGATTTATTTGATTTTAATAAGAGAGTTTTTTATCACAGGATTTAGAGTTGTCATGGCAAGTGATGGCGTAAAAGTAAGTGCTGGAATGGCTGGAAAAGTTAAAACCGTTTTTCAAATGGTTGCAATTGTGTTTTTAACTATGGAGTGGTTTTTTGGTGAAACTTTGCTTTGGATAAGTGTGTTTTTAACCCTGTATTCAGGCTTTTTATATGTTTATGGATATGTAAAAGAGATGAAATTAAGGAAAAATCTTGGATAA
- a CDS encoding enoyl-ACP reductase, whose product MQNFFKNKTLVISGGTRGIGRAIVEEFAQNGVNIAFTYNSNEELAKEIEKELSEKYGIKAKSYSLNILEPETYKELFLEIDKDFDRIDFFISNAIISGRAVVGGYTKFMRLKPRGINNIFTATVNAFVCGAQEAAKRMQKNGGGSIISISSTGNRVYIENYSGHGTAKAAVEAMVRYAATELGEFGIRVNAVSGGPIETDALRAFVNYEEVRDQTAKLSPIGRMGQPTDLAGACLFICSDKASWVTGHTFIVDGGTTFKK is encoded by the coding sequence ATGCAGAATTTTTTCAAAAATAAAACTCTAGTAATAAGTGGTGGAACGCGTGGGATAGGAAGAGCGATAGTTGAAGAGTTTGCACAAAATGGTGTAAATATAGCCTTTACTTACAACTCAAATGAAGAGTTGGCAAAAGAGATAGAAAAAGAACTCTCAGAAAAATATGGCATAAAAGCTAAGTCTTATTCACTAAATATACTTGAACCTGAAACTTATAAAGAGCTTTTTTTAGAGATTGATAAAGATTTTGATAGAATTGACTTTTTCATCTCAAATGCCATTATTTCAGGAAGAGCTGTAGTTGGCGGATATACTAAATTTATGCGTTTAAAACCGCGTGGGATTAATAATATCTTCACAGCAACGGTAAATGCTTTTGTTTGCGGGGCTCAAGAAGCTGCAAAAAGAATGCAAAAAAATGGCGGTGGGTCAATCATCTCAATTAGTTCAACTGGAAATAGAGTCTATATAGAAAACTACTCAGGACATGGCACAGCTAAAGCTGCGGTTGAAGCTATGGTAAGATACGCAGCAACTGAGCTAGGTGAGTTTGGTATAAGAGTAAATGCAGTAAGTGGAGGACCGATTGAAACTGATGCATTAAGGGCGTTTGTAAATTACGAAGAAGTAAGAGACCAAACCGCAAAACTAAGCCCAATAGGCAGAATGGGTCAGCCAACTGATTTAGCAGGGGCGTGTTTGTTTATTTGCTCTGATAAAGCTAGTTGGGTAACTGGACATACTTTTATAGTTGATGGCGGAACGACATTTAAAAAATGA
- the dapA gene encoding 4-hydroxy-tetrahydrodipicolinate synthase, giving the protein MDKKIIIGAMTAIITPFKNGKVDEESYSKLIKRQINNGIDAVVPVGTTGESATLTHDEHRICIEIAVDACKGTNTKVLAGAGSNATHEAVGLAEFAQDHGADGILSVAPYYNKPTQEGLYLHYKAIAESVEIPVLLYNVPGRTGCNIEAKTAIRLFNDCENIYGVKEASGDIDKCVDLLAHEPRIIVISGEDAINYPILSNGGKGVISVTSNLLPDYTAKLTKFALDNEFLKAKAINDELYNINKVMFCESNPIPIKAAMFIAGLIDSLEYRLPLCKPSKENLIKIEKTMKQYNIKGF; this is encoded by the coding sequence ATGGACAAAAAAATAATTATTGGAGCTATGACAGCGATCATTACGCCATTTAAAAATGGAAAAGTTGATGAAGAGAGCTACTCTAAACTTATAAAACGCCAAATAAATAATGGCATAGATGCTGTAGTTCCAGTTGGCACAACTGGTGAAAGTGCTACTCTAACTCACGATGAGCATAGAATTTGTATAGAAATAGCTGTTGATGCATGTAAAGGAACAAATACTAAAGTTTTAGCAGGAGCTGGAAGTAACGCAACTCACGAAGCAGTAGGTCTTGCTGAGTTTGCACAAGATCACGGTGCTGATGGAATTTTATCAGTTGCTCCTTACTACAACAAACCAACTCAAGAAGGTTTATACTTGCACTATAAAGCAATCGCTGAATCTGTAGAAATTCCTGTACTTTTATATAATGTTCCAGGTAGAACTGGATGCAACATAGAGGCAAAAACAGCCATAAGGCTATTTAACGACTGCGAAAATATATACGGTGTAAAAGAGGCTAGTGGCGATATAGATAAATGCGTAGATCTCTTAGCTCATGAACCACGAATTATAGTTATTAGCGGCGAAGATGCGATAAATTATCCAATATTAAGCAATGGCGGAAAAGGCGTTATCTCAGTTACATCAAATTTACTGCCTGATTACACTGCAAAACTAACTAAATTTGCACTTGATAATGAGTTTTTAAAAGCAAAAGCGATAAATGATGAACTTTATAATATCAACAAAGTTATGTTTTGCGAAAGCAACCCGATACCGATAAAAGCGGCGATGTTTATAGCTGGGTTAATCGATAGTTTAGAATACAGACTTCCACTTTGCAAACCAAGCAAAGAAAATTTAATAAAAATAGAAAAAACAATGAAACAATACAATATAAAAGGATTTTAA
- a CDS encoding M16 family metallopeptidase yields MTHNYLKLENGLEIYHVPTNLGSDVINVNVFYRVGSRNEVMGKSGIAHMLEHLNFKSTKTRPAGEFDATVKGFGGVNNASTGFDYTHYFIKCSNGNLDKSLELYADIMSNLNLNDEEFQPERDVVYEERLWRTDNSPFGYLFFRLYNNAFLYHPYHWTPIGFKDDIKNWTIDDIKEFHEIYYQPKNAVLLIAGDIDEKNAFALAKKHFCGIKNRRDIPKFHTYEPKQDGEKFINLKKDSEVEILALAYKIPPSKHEDTIILEAISTYLNSGKSSLLNKTLIEEKRLANQIFAYNMSSIDENLFIIFAVCNPEVSAKDVRSEILSLLDEAKKTLINDEDIQRIINTIKSDFVYSFDSASKVSYIYGSYILRDNLEALYTYEKRISKITKEDIKRVFNTYFINQNLTNAILKKD; encoded by the coding sequence GTGACTCATAACTATTTAAAACTTGAAAATGGACTTGAAATTTACCATGTGCCTACAAATTTAGGAAGCGATGTTATAAATGTAAATGTTTTTTATAGGGTTGGTTCAAGAAATGAAGTGATGGGAAAAAGTGGCATCGCTCATATGCTTGAACACCTGAATTTTAAATCAACAAAAACCCGCCCTGCTGGGGAGTTTGATGCTACTGTAAAGGGCTTTGGTGGGGTAAATAACGCCTCAACCGGATTTGATTATACGCACTATTTTATAAAATGCTCAAATGGGAATTTAGATAAAAGCTTAGAATTATACGCCGATATTATGTCAAATTTAAACCTAAATGATGAAGAATTTCAGCCTGAAAGAGATGTTGTTTATGAAGAGAGACTTTGGAGAACAGATAATAGTCCATTTGGCTATCTTTTCTTTAGGCTTTATAACAACGCTTTTTTATATCATCCATATCATTGGACTCCGATTGGCTTTAAAGATGATATAAAAAACTGGACTATTGATGATATAAAAGAATTTCATGAAATTTACTATCAGCCAAAAAATGCTGTACTTTTAATAGCTGGCGATATAGATGAAAAAAATGCTTTTGCTCTGGCTAAAAAACACTTTTGTGGCATAAAAAATCGCCGTGATATTCCTAAATTTCACACCTACGAACCAAAGCAAGATGGAGAAAAATTTATAAATCTTAAAAAAGATAGTGAAGTTGAAATTCTAGCTTTAGCCTATAAAATTCCACCATCTAAACATGAAGATACTATTATACTAGAAGCTATCTCTACTTATCTAAATAGTGGAAAAAGCTCTTTACTCAATAAAACATTGATTGAAGAAAAACGCCTAGCTAATCAAATTTTTGCTTACAATATGTCAAGTATAGATGAGAATTTATTTATAATTTTTGCTGTTTGTAATCCAGAAGTTAGTGCAAAAGATGTAAGAAGTGAAATTTTATCACTCTTAGATGAAGCTAAAAAAACCTTAATAAATGATGAAGATATACAAAGAATCATAAACACTATAAAATCTGATTTTGTCTACTCTTTTGATAGTGCTAGCAAGGTTAGTTACATTTATGGAAGCTATATTTTAAGAGATAATCTTGAAGCACTTTATACTTATGAAAAAAGGATTTCAAAAATCACAAAAGAGGATATAAAAAGAGTATTTAACACTTACTTTATAAACCAAAATTTGACAAATGCTATACTAAAAAAGGACTAA
- a CDS encoding quinone-dependent dihydroorotate dehydrogenase codes for MNYDNLKKIFFKMDPENAHDLAITGLRVANLFPSLLSICGKDLVVNNQSLNQNLLGLNFPNPVGLAGGFDKNGVVLKSLQNLGFGHIEYGTVTPKPQDGNEKPRLFRLVKNESIQNSMGFNNLGLKAVKANVSKFYPLNVPLIANIGKNKTTPNDDALSDYITLAKELDGVCDMFLVNVSSPNTPNLRALQEENFIKELFLALKETTKKPVAFKISPDFSYDEATEICTVAVKSGAKMLIINNTSVDYSLSPNIKEHKGGISGKLITHKSRELFKAISSELYGKAVLVSCGGIDSAEEAYTRIKLGANLVQIYTSFIFKGPTIARDINKELSKLLKADGFENIAQAVGVDITVKAKSDS; via the coding sequence TTGAACTATGATAATTTAAAAAAGATATTTTTTAAAATGGATCCAGAAAATGCTCATGACCTAGCTATAACTGGGCTTAGAGTTGCAAATTTGTTTCCATCGTTACTCAGCATATGTGGTAAGGATTTAGTAGTTAATAACCAGAGTTTAAACCAAAATTTACTAGGGCTAAACTTTCCAAATCCAGTTGGTTTAGCTGGTGGGTTTGATAAAAATGGCGTTGTATTAAAATCTTTACAAAATTTAGGATTTGGGCATATTGAGTATGGAACAGTTACCCCTAAACCGCAAGATGGCAACGAAAAACCACGACTTTTTAGACTTGTAAAAAATGAAAGTATTCAAAACTCTATGGGCTTTAACAATCTTGGACTAAAAGCTGTTAAGGCAAATGTGAGTAAATTTTACCCACTAAATGTTCCATTAATAGCAAATATCGGCAAAAATAAAACCACTCCAAATGATGATGCTTTAAGTGATTACATAACTTTAGCAAAAGAACTTGACGGGGTTTGTGATATGTTTTTAGTAAATGTCAGTTCTCCAAACACTCCAAATTTAAGAGCTTTACAAGAAGAAAATTTTATAAAAGAGCTTTTTTTGGCCTTAAAAGAGACAACAAAAAAACCAGTTGCTTTTAAAATTTCGCCAGATTTTAGCTATGATGAAGCTACTGAAATTTGCACAGTTGCTGTTAAGAGTGGTGCTAAAATGCTTATTATAAACAATACTAGCGTTGACTACTCTCTTTCTCCAAACATAAAAGAGCACAAAGGTGGGATAAGCGGAAAGCTCATAACTCACAAATCAAGAGAGCTTTTTAAGGCTATATCTTCTGAGCTTTATGGAAAAGCGGTTTTAGTAAGTTGTGGTGGTATTGATAGTGCTGAGGAAGCTTACACTAGAATAAAACTTGGTGCAAATTTGGTGCAAATTTATACTAGCTTTATATTTAAAGGTCCTACGATAGCAAGAGATATCAACAAAGAGTTGAGCAAACTTTTAAAAGCCGATGGTTTTGAAAATATAGCTCAAGCAGTTGGAGTAGATATCACAGTAAAGGCAAAAAGTGACTCATAA
- a CDS encoding ABC transporter ATP-binding protein — protein sequence MGKDIKELSLKDIIKRFAPYYKDYKLEFILSILGMVMTSVSTGLSAWLIEPVLNKIFVEKNEALLYSLPFAIILIYAAKSGGAYMQKYFTVFIGQDIVRRFRQTLVGNLINLDMKFFNEFRTGELISRTINDIDRIRNIVSNMIPEFITSALTILALLVVVIYQSPKLAVFALIVMPVAVYPLSILAKKMKKISKSAQEKTSDITSVLSEIFTNIEIVKANNAEFKETKRFIKENNNFFKLNLKSVKISELVTPIMETLGSIGIAVVIIVGGKEVISDDMTMGSFFSFLTALFLLYKPIKTISSLHNKMQDAIAASERTFELTDKLSSIVGGDKEFPNIVNSINFQDVWLKYDSDFVLKGINFTVKKGEMLAFVGSSGGGKTSIVNLFMRFFDVSSGNILINNTDLYEYSLKSVRENIGLVSQRVYIFNDTIANNVAYSGEFNKEKVIKALKMANAYEFVMDLEDGIYTKLNEFGTNLSGGQRQRIAIARMLYKNPQIIILDEATSALDNTSESTITEVIDNLRKDKIVIVVAHRLSTIKNATNIAVINDGKVVGFGSDEELSQSSKIYQKLKGSLDN from the coding sequence ATGGGAAAAGATATAAAAGAGCTTAGCTTAAAAGATATTATAAAGCGTTTTGCACCTTACTATAAAGACTATAAACTTGAGTTTATCTTATCAATACTTGGTATGGTCATGACTTCAGTTTCCACAGGTCTTAGTGCTTGGCTAATAGAACCAGTGCTTAATAAAATATTTGTTGAAAAAAACGAAGCTCTTCTTTATAGCTTGCCTTTTGCTATCATTTTAATATATGCAGCAAAAAGTGGTGGAGCTTATATGCAAAAATACTTTACAGTATTTATAGGTCAAGACATAGTAAGACGTTTTCGCCAAACATTAGTAGGAAATCTCATAAATTTAGATATGAAATTCTTTAACGAATTTCGCACAGGTGAGCTTATAAGTAGAACTATAAATGATATTGATAGGATTAGAAATATAGTTTCAAATATGATACCTGAGTTTATCACAAGTGCTCTTACTATACTAGCTCTTCTTGTAGTTGTTATTTATCAAAGTCCAAAGCTAGCTGTTTTTGCACTCATAGTTATGCCTGTAGCAGTCTATCCACTCTCAATACTAGCTAAAAAGATGAAAAAAATCTCAAAAAGTGCTCAAGAAAAAACTTCTGATATCACATCAGTTTTAAGTGAAATTTTTACAAATATAGAAATAGTTAAGGCAAATAACGCTGAATTTAAAGAAACAAAGCGCTTCATAAAAGAAAATAACAATTTTTTTAAGCTAAATTTAAAGTCTGTAAAAATAAGCGAACTTGTAACGCCGATAATGGAAACGCTTGGATCTATTGGAATAGCTGTTGTTATCATAGTAGGTGGAAAAGAAGTTATATCTGATGATATGACAATGGGAAGCTTTTTTTCGTTTTTAACAGCTCTTTTTTTGCTCTATAAGCCTATAAAAACGATATCAAGTTTGCATAACAAAATGCAAGATGCAATTGCAGCTAGCGAGCGAACATTTGAACTAACGGATAAACTTTCATCTATTGTTGGTGGCGATAAAGAATTTCCAAATATTGTAAATAGCATAAATTTCCAAGATGTCTGGCTAAAATATGATAGTGATTTTGTTTTAAAAGGGATAAATTTTACTGTCAAAAAAGGCGAAATGCTAGCATTTGTTGGATCAAGCGGTGGTGGTAAAACAAGTATAGTAAACCTTTTTATGCGGTTTTTTGATGTAAGTAGTGGAAATATTTTAATCAACAACACTGATCTTTACGAGTATAGTTTAAAAAGCGTTAGAGAAAATATCGGTTTAGTTAGCCAAAGAGTCTATATTTTCAACGATACTATTGCAAATAATGTGGCATATAGTGGCGAATTTAATAAAGAAAAGGTCATAAAAGCCCTAAAAATGGCAAATGCATATGAATTTGTGATGGATTTAGAAGATGGAATTTATACAAAACTTAATGAATTTGGTACAAATTTAAGTGGCGGTCAAAGACAAAGAATAGCAATTGCAAGAATGCTTTATAAAAACCCACAAATCATTATCTTAGATGAAGCAACTTCAGCCCTTGATAACACAAGTGAAAGCACAATAACAGAAGTGATTGATAATTTAAGAAAAGATAAGATAGTTATCGTGGTTGCTCACCGTCTATCAACGATTAAAAACGCTACAAATATCGCTGTGATAAATGACGGTAAGGTTGTTGGATTTGGTAGTGATGAAGAACTTAGCCAAAGTAGCAAAATTTATCAAAAACTAAAAGGAAGCCTAGATAATTAG